One part of the Ursus arctos isolate Adak ecotype North America unplaced genomic scaffold, UrsArc2.0 scaffold_14, whole genome shotgun sequence genome encodes these proteins:
- the TNFSF12 gene encoding tumor necrosis factor ligand superfamily member 12 isoform X5 — translation MAARRSQRRRGRRGEPGTALLAPLALGLGLALACLGLLLAAVSLGSRASPPAQEPSQGELVAEEDPDLPELHPQAEESQDPGPFLKRLVRPRRNAAKGRKPRARRAVAAHYEVHPRPGQDGAQAGVDGTVRGWEEAKINSSNPLRYDRQSGEFLVVRAGLYYLYCQVHFDEGKAVYLKLDLLVDDALALRCLEEFSATAASALGPQLRLCQVSGLLPLRPGSSLRIRTLPWAHLKAAPFLTYFGLFQVH, via the exons atggcCGCCCGTCGGAGCCAGAGGCGGAGGGGGCGCCGGGGGGAGCCGGGCACCGCCCTGCTGGCCCCGCTCgcgctgggcctgggcctggcgcTGGCCTGCCTCGGCCTCCTGCTGGCCGCGGTCAGCCTGGGGAGCCGGGCATCGCCGCCCGCCCAG GAGCCTTCCCAGGGGGAGCTGGTGGCGGAGGAGGACCCGGACCTGCCG GAACTGCATCCCCAGGCAGAGGAAAGCCAGGATCCTGGGCCTTTCCTGAAGCGGCTGGTTCGGCCTCGCAGAAACG CAGCCAAAGGCCGGAAGCCGCGGGCTCGCAGAGCTGTTGCTGCCCACTATGAAG TTCACCCACGACCGGGACAGGACGGAGCACAGGCTG GTGTGGACGGGACGGTGCGCGGCTGGGAGGAGGCCAAAATCAACAGCTCCAACCCCCTGCGCTATGACCGCCAGAGCGGGGAGTTTCTGGTCGTGCGCGCCGGGCTCTATTACCTGTACTGTCAG GTGCACTTTGACGAGGGGAAGGCCGTCTACCTGAAGCTGGACTTGCTGGTGGATGACGCGCTGGCCCTGCGCTGCCTGGAGGAGTTCTCGGCCACTGCCGCCAGCGCCCTGGGGCCCCAGCTCCGCCTCTGCCAGGTGTCGGGCCTGCTGCCCCTGCGGCCAGGGTCGTCCCTGCGGATCCGCACTCTCCCCTGGGCCCATCTCAAGGCCGCCCCCTTCCTCACCTACTTTGGACTCTTCCAGGTTCACTGA
- the TNFSF12 gene encoding tumor necrosis factor ligand superfamily member 12 isoform X4, with amino-acid sequence MAARRSQRRRGRRGEPGTALLAPLALGLGLALACLGLLLAAVSLGSRASPPAQQEPSQGELVAEEDPDLPELHPQAEESQDPGPFLKRLVRPRRNAAKGRKPRARRAVAAHYEVHPRPGQDGAQAGVDGTVRGWEEAKINSSNPLRYDRQSGEFLVVRAGLYYLYCQVHFDEGKAVYLKLDLLVDDALALRCLEEFSATAASALGPQLRLCQVSGLLPLRPGSSLRIRTLPWAHLKAAPFLTYFGLFQVH; translated from the exons atggcCGCCCGTCGGAGCCAGAGGCGGAGGGGGCGCCGGGGGGAGCCGGGCACCGCCCTGCTGGCCCCGCTCgcgctgggcctgggcctggcgcTGGCCTGCCTCGGCCTCCTGCTGGCCGCGGTCAGCCTGGGGAGCCGGGCATCGCCGCCCGCCCAG CAGGAGCCTTCCCAGGGGGAGCTGGTGGCGGAGGAGGACCCGGACCTGCCG GAACTGCATCCCCAGGCAGAGGAAAGCCAGGATCCTGGGCCTTTCCTGAAGCGGCTGGTTCGGCCTCGCAGAAACG CAGCCAAAGGCCGGAAGCCGCGGGCTCGCAGAGCTGTTGCTGCCCACTATGAAG TTCACCCACGACCGGGACAGGACGGAGCACAGGCTG GTGTGGACGGGACGGTGCGCGGCTGGGAGGAGGCCAAAATCAACAGCTCCAACCCCCTGCGCTATGACCGCCAGAGCGGGGAGTTTCTGGTCGTGCGCGCCGGGCTCTATTACCTGTACTGTCAG GTGCACTTTGACGAGGGGAAGGCCGTCTACCTGAAGCTGGACTTGCTGGTGGATGACGCGCTGGCCCTGCGCTGCCTGGAGGAGTTCTCGGCCACTGCCGCCAGCGCCCTGGGGCCCCAGCTCCGCCTCTGCCAGGTGTCGGGCCTGCTGCCCCTGCGGCCAGGGTCGTCCCTGCGGATCCGCACTCTCCCCTGGGCCCATCTCAAGGCCGCCCCCTTCCTCACCTACTTTGGACTCTTCCAGGTTCACTGA
- the TNFSF12 gene encoding tumor necrosis factor ligand superfamily member 12 isoform X2 yields MAARRSQRRRGRRGEPGTALLAPLALGLGLALACLGLLLAAVSLGSRASPPAQEPSQGELVAEEDPDLPELHPQAEESQDPGPFLKRLVRPRRNAAKGRKPRARRAVAAHYEVHPRPGQDGAQAGVDGTVRGWEEAKINSSNPLRYDRQSGEFLVVRAGLYYLYCQRPGLRRLPPGRQVHFDEGKAVYLKLDLLVDDALALRCLEEFSATAASALGPQLRLCQVSGLLPLRPGSSLRIRTLPWAHLKAAPFLTYFGLFQVH; encoded by the exons atggcCGCCCGTCGGAGCCAGAGGCGGAGGGGGCGCCGGGGGGAGCCGGGCACCGCCCTGCTGGCCCCGCTCgcgctgggcctgggcctggcgcTGGCCTGCCTCGGCCTCCTGCTGGCCGCGGTCAGCCTGGGGAGCCGGGCATCGCCGCCCGCCCAG GAGCCTTCCCAGGGGGAGCTGGTGGCGGAGGAGGACCCGGACCTGCCG GAACTGCATCCCCAGGCAGAGGAAAGCCAGGATCCTGGGCCTTTCCTGAAGCGGCTGGTTCGGCCTCGCAGAAACG CAGCCAAAGGCCGGAAGCCGCGGGCTCGCAGAGCTGTTGCTGCCCACTATGAAG TTCACCCACGACCGGGACAGGACGGAGCACAGGCTG GTGTGGACGGGACGGTGCGCGGCTGGGAGGAGGCCAAAATCAACAGCTCCAACCCCCTGCGCTATGACCGCCAGAGCGGGGAGTTTCTGGTCGTGCGCGCCGGGCTCTATTACCTGTACTGTCAG AGGCCTGGACTCCGCCGCCTCCCGCCCGGCCGGCAGGTGCACTTTGACGAGGGGAAGGCCGTCTACCTGAAGCTGGACTTGCTGGTGGATGACGCGCTGGCCCTGCGCTGCCTGGAGGAGTTCTCGGCCACTGCCGCCAGCGCCCTGGGGCCCCAGCTCCGCCTCTGCCAGGTGTCGGGCCTGCTGCCCCTGCGGCCAGGGTCGTCCCTGCGGATCCGCACTCTCCCCTGGGCCCATCTCAAGGCCGCCCCCTTCCTCACCTACTTTGGACTCTTCCAGGTTCACTGA
- the TNFSF12 gene encoding tumor necrosis factor ligand superfamily member 12 isoform X3, producing MAARRSQRRRGRRGEPGTALLAPLALGLGLALACLGLLLAAVSLGSRASPPAQQEPSQGELVAEEDPDLPELHPQAEESQDPGPFLKRLVRPRRNAKGRKPRARRAVAAHYEVHPRPGQDGAQAGVDGTVRGWEEAKINSSNPLRYDRQSGEFLVVRAGLYYLYCQRPGLRRLPPGRQVHFDEGKAVYLKLDLLVDDALALRCLEEFSATAASALGPQLRLCQVSGLLPLRPGSSLRIRTLPWAHLKAAPFLTYFGLFQVH from the exons atggcCGCCCGTCGGAGCCAGAGGCGGAGGGGGCGCCGGGGGGAGCCGGGCACCGCCCTGCTGGCCCCGCTCgcgctgggcctgggcctggcgcTGGCCTGCCTCGGCCTCCTGCTGGCCGCGGTCAGCCTGGGGAGCCGGGCATCGCCGCCCGCCCAG CAGGAGCCTTCCCAGGGGGAGCTGGTGGCGGAGGAGGACCCGGACCTGCCG GAACTGCATCCCCAGGCAGAGGAAAGCCAGGATCCTGGGCCTTTCCTGAAGCGGCTGGTTCGGCCTCGCAGAAACG CCAAAGGCCGGAAGCCGCGGGCTCGCAGAGCTGTTGCTGCCCACTATGAAG TTCACCCACGACCGGGACAGGACGGAGCACAGGCTG GTGTGGACGGGACGGTGCGCGGCTGGGAGGAGGCCAAAATCAACAGCTCCAACCCCCTGCGCTATGACCGCCAGAGCGGGGAGTTTCTGGTCGTGCGCGCCGGGCTCTATTACCTGTACTGTCAG AGGCCTGGACTCCGCCGCCTCCCGCCCGGCCGGCAGGTGCACTTTGACGAGGGGAAGGCCGTCTACCTGAAGCTGGACTTGCTGGTGGATGACGCGCTGGCCCTGCGCTGCCTGGAGGAGTTCTCGGCCACTGCCGCCAGCGCCCTGGGGCCCCAGCTCCGCCTCTGCCAGGTGTCGGGCCTGCTGCCCCTGCGGCCAGGGTCGTCCCTGCGGATCCGCACTCTCCCCTGGGCCCATCTCAAGGCCGCCCCCTTCCTCACCTACTTTGGACTCTTCCAGGTTCACTGA
- the TNFSF13 gene encoding tumor necrosis factor ligand superfamily member 13 isoform X2, whose product MPASSPSLLAPKGPPGDMGGPAREPALSVALWLSWGAALGAVACAMALLTQQTELQNLRREVARLQRAAGPSGKEEGHPWLSVREQSPDALEAWENGERSRRKRAALTHKQKKDSDVTELMWQPALKRGRGLEAQGYVVRVWDAGVYLLYSQVLFHDVTFTMGQVVSREGKGRQETLFRCVRSMPSNPDWAYNSCYSAGVFHLHQGDILSVTIPRGRAKLSLSPHGTFLGFVKL is encoded by the exons ATGCCAGCCTCATCTCCTTCCTTGCTAGCCCCCAAAGGGCCCCCGGGAGACATGGGGGGCCCGGCCCGAGAGCCGGCACTCTCAGTCGCCCTCTGGTTGAGTTGGGGGGCAGCTCTGGGGGCCGTGGCTTGTGCCATGGCTCTGCTGACCCAGCAAACAGAGCTGCAAAATCTAAGGAGAGAGGTGGCTCGCCTGCAGAGGGCCGCAGGGCCCTccgggaaggaggaagggcatcCATGGCTGAGCGTCCGGGAGCAG AGCCCCGATGCCCTGGAAGCCTGGGAGAATGGGGAGAGATCCCGGAGAAAGAGAGCTGCACTCACCCATAAACAGAAGA AGGACTCCGATGTGACGGAGCTGATGTGGCAACCAGCTCTGAAGCGTGGGAGAGGTTTGGAGGCGCAGGGATATGTTGTTCGAGTCTGGGACGCTGGAGTTTATCTGCTGTACAGCCAG GTCCTGTTCCATGATGTGACTTTCACCATGGGTCAGGTGGTGTCTCGGGAGGGCAAGGGAAGGCAGGAGACTCTCTTCCGATGTGTCCGAAGCATGCCCTCCAACCCGGACTGGGCCTACAACAGCTGCTACAGTGCTG GTGTCTTCCACCTACACCAAGGGGATATTCTGAGTGTCACAATCCCCCGGGGAAGGGCGAAACTTAGCCTCTCTCCGCACGGAACCTTCCTGGGGTTTGTGAAACTGTGA
- the TNFSF13 gene encoding tumor necrosis factor ligand superfamily member 13 isoform X1, whose protein sequence is MPASSPSLLAPKGPPGDMGGPAREPALSVALWLSWGAALGAVACAMALLTQQTELQNLRREVARLQRAAGPSGKEEGHPWLSVREQSPDALEAWENGERSRRKRAALTHKQKKKHSVLHLVPINITSKEDSDVTELMWQPALKRGRGLEAQGYVVRVWDAGVYLLYSQVLFHDVTFTMGQVVSREGKGRQETLFRCVRSMPSNPDWAYNSCYSAGVFHLHQGDILSVTIPRGRAKLSLSPHGTFLGFVKL, encoded by the exons ATGCCAGCCTCATCTCCTTCCTTGCTAGCCCCCAAAGGGCCCCCGGGAGACATGGGGGGCCCGGCCCGAGAGCCGGCACTCTCAGTCGCCCTCTGGTTGAGTTGGGGGGCAGCTCTGGGGGCCGTGGCTTGTGCCATGGCTCTGCTGACCCAGCAAACAGAGCTGCAAAATCTAAGGAGAGAGGTGGCTCGCCTGCAGAGGGCCGCAGGGCCCTccgggaaggaggaagggcatcCATGGCTGAGCGTCCGGGAGCAG AGCCCCGATGCCCTGGAAGCCTGGGAGAATGGGGAGAGATCCCGGAGAAAGAGAGCTGCACTCACCCATAAACAGAAGA AGAAGCACTCCGTTCTGCACCTTGTCCCCATCAACATCACCTCCAAGG AGGACTCCGATGTGACGGAGCTGATGTGGCAACCAGCTCTGAAGCGTGGGAGAGGTTTGGAGGCGCAGGGATATGTTGTTCGAGTCTGGGACGCTGGAGTTTATCTGCTGTACAGCCAG GTCCTGTTCCATGATGTGACTTTCACCATGGGTCAGGTGGTGTCTCGGGAGGGCAAGGGAAGGCAGGAGACTCTCTTCCGATGTGTCCGAAGCATGCCCTCCAACCCGGACTGGGCCTACAACAGCTGCTACAGTGCTG GTGTCTTCCACCTACACCAAGGGGATATTCTGAGTGTCACAATCCCCCGGGGAAGGGCGAAACTTAGCCTCTCTCCGCACGGAACCTTCCTGGGGTTTGTGAAACTGTGA
- the TNFSF12 gene encoding tumor necrosis factor ligand superfamily member 12 isoform X1 has translation MAARRSQRRRGRRGEPGTALLAPLALGLGLALACLGLLLAAVSLGSRASPPAQQEPSQGELVAEEDPDLPELHPQAEESQDPGPFLKRLVRPRRNAAKGRKPRARRAVAAHYEVHPRPGQDGAQAGVDGTVRGWEEAKINSSNPLRYDRQSGEFLVVRAGLYYLYCQRPGLRRLPPGRQVHFDEGKAVYLKLDLLVDDALALRCLEEFSATAASALGPQLRLCQVSGLLPLRPGSSLRIRTLPWAHLKAAPFLTYFGLFQVH, from the exons atggcCGCCCGTCGGAGCCAGAGGCGGAGGGGGCGCCGGGGGGAGCCGGGCACCGCCCTGCTGGCCCCGCTCgcgctgggcctgggcctggcgcTGGCCTGCCTCGGCCTCCTGCTGGCCGCGGTCAGCCTGGGGAGCCGGGCATCGCCGCCCGCCCAG CAGGAGCCTTCCCAGGGGGAGCTGGTGGCGGAGGAGGACCCGGACCTGCCG GAACTGCATCCCCAGGCAGAGGAAAGCCAGGATCCTGGGCCTTTCCTGAAGCGGCTGGTTCGGCCTCGCAGAAACG CAGCCAAAGGCCGGAAGCCGCGGGCTCGCAGAGCTGTTGCTGCCCACTATGAAG TTCACCCACGACCGGGACAGGACGGAGCACAGGCTG GTGTGGACGGGACGGTGCGCGGCTGGGAGGAGGCCAAAATCAACAGCTCCAACCCCCTGCGCTATGACCGCCAGAGCGGGGAGTTTCTGGTCGTGCGCGCCGGGCTCTATTACCTGTACTGTCAG AGGCCTGGACTCCGCCGCCTCCCGCCCGGCCGGCAGGTGCACTTTGACGAGGGGAAGGCCGTCTACCTGAAGCTGGACTTGCTGGTGGATGACGCGCTGGCCCTGCGCTGCCTGGAGGAGTTCTCGGCCACTGCCGCCAGCGCCCTGGGGCCCCAGCTCCGCCTCTGCCAGGTGTCGGGCCTGCTGCCCCTGCGGCCAGGGTCGTCCCTGCGGATCCGCACTCTCCCCTGGGCCCATCTCAAGGCCGCCCCCTTCCTCACCTACTTTGGACTCTTCCAGGTTCACTGA
- the SENP3 gene encoding sentrin-specific protease 3 produces MKETIQGTGSWGPEPPGPGIAPAYSSPRRERIRWPPPPKPRLKSGGGFGPDPGSGTTAPARRLPVPRPSFDASASEEEEEEEDDEDEDEEEEVAAWRLPPRWGQLGASQRPRPPRPTHRKTCSQRRRRAMRAFRMLLYSKSTSLTFHWKLWGRHRGRRRGLAHPKNHLSPQEGGATPQVPSPCCRFDSPRGPPPPRLGLLGALMAEDGVRGSPPMSSGPPVEEDGLRWTPKSPLDPDSGLLSCTLPNGFGGPPGPEGERGLAPPDASILISNVCSIGDHVAQELFQGSDLGAAEEAERPGEKAGQHSPLREEHVTCVQSILDEFLQTYGSLIPLSTDEVVEKLEDIFQQEFSTPSRKGLVLQLIQSYQRMPGNAMVRGFRVAYKRHVLTMDDLGTLYGQNWLNDQVMNMYGDLVMDTVPEKVHFFNSFFYDKLRTKGYDGVKRWTKNVDIFNKELLLIPIHLEVHWSLISVDVRRRTITYFDSQRTLNRRCPKHIAKYLQAEAVKKDRLDFHQGWKGYFKMNVARQNNDSDCGAFVLQYCKHLALSQPFSFTQQDMPKLRRQIYKELCHCKLTV; encoded by the exons ATGAAAGAGACTATACAAGGGACCGGGTCTTGGGGGCCTGAGCCTCCTGGACCTGGCATAGCCCCAGCTTACTCAAGTCCCAGGCGGGAGCGTATTCGttggcccccaccccccaaaccccgACTCAAATCAGGTGGAGGGTTTGGGCCAGATCCTGGGTCAGGGACCACAGCGCCAGCCAGACGCCTCCCTGTCCCTCGGCCCTCTTTTGATGCCTCAGCTagtgaagaggaggaagaagaagaggacgACGAGGatgaagatgaggaagaggaagtggcAGCTTGGAGGCTGCCCCCCAGATGGGGTCAGCTGGGAGCCTCCCAGCGGCCTCGCCCTCCCCGCCCTACGCATCGAAAAACCTGCTCCCAGCGCCGCCGCAGAGCCATGAGAGCCTTCCGGATGCTGCTCTACTCAAAAAGCACCTCGCTGACATTCCACTGGAAGCTTTGGGGGCGCCACCGGGGCCGGCGGCGGGGCCTCGCACACCCCAAGAACCATCTTTCGCCCCAGGAAGGGGGTGCAACGCCACAGGTGCCATCCCCCTGCTGTCGTTTTGACTCCCCTCGGGGGCCACCTCCGCCCCGGCTGGGTCTGCTAGGTGCTCTCATGGCTGAGGATGGGGTGAGAGGGTCTCCACCAATGTCCTCTGGGCCCCCAGTGGAGGAAGATGGATTAAGGTGGACTCCAAAGTCTCCTCTGGACCCTGACTCTG GCCTCCTCTCCTGTACTCTTCCCAACGGCTTTGGGGGACCCCCTGGGCCGGAAGGGGAGCGGGGTCTGGCACCCCCTGATGCCAGCATCCTCATCAGCAATGTGTGCAGCATCGGGGACCACGTGGCCCAGGAACTGTTTCAGGGCTCAGATCTGGGCGCTGCAGAAGAGGCAGAGCGGCCTGGGGAGAAAGCTGGCCAGCACAGCCCCCTGCGGGAGGAGCATGTGACCTGCGTACAGA GCATCTTGGATGAATTCCTTCAGACTTACGGCAGCCTCATCCCCCTCAGCACTGATGAGGTAGTAGAGAAATTGGAGGACATTTTTCAGCAGGAGTTCTCTACGCCTTCCAG GAAGGGCCTGGTGCTGCAGCTGATCCAGTCGTACCAGCGGATGCCGGGCAACGCCATGGTGAGGGGCTTCCGAGTGGCCTACAAGCGGCATGTGCTGACCATGGACGACCTGGGCACCTTGTATGGACAGAACTGGCTCAATGACCAG GTGATGAACATGTACGGAGACCTGGTCATGGACACGGTCCCTGAAAAG GTGCATTTCTTCAACAGCTTCTTCTACGATAAACTCCGTACCAAGGGTTATGATGGGGTGAAAAGGTGGACCAAAAAC GTGGACATCTTCAATAAGGAGCTACTGCTAATCCCCATCCACCTGGAGGTGCACTGGTCCCTCATCTCTGTCGACGTGAGGCGTCGCACCATCACCTACTTCGACTCGCAGCGCACCCTGAACCGCCGCTGCCCTAAG CATATTGCCAAGTACCTACAGGCAGAGGCAGTGAAGAAAGACCGGCTGGATTTCCACCAGGGCTGGAAAGGTTATTTCAAAATG aatgtgGCCAGGCAGAATAATGACAGTGACTGTGGTGCCTTTGTGTTACAG TACTGCAAGCACCTGGCCCTGTCTCAGCCATTCAGCTTCACCCAGCAGGACATGCCCAAACTTCGTCGGCAGATCTACAAGGAGCTGTGTCACTGCAAACTCACTGTGTGA